A window from Calliopsis andreniformis isolate RMS-2024a chromosome 5, iyCalAndr_principal, whole genome shotgun sequence encodes these proteins:
- the LOC143178769 gene encoding dopaminechrome tautomerase, which yields MKSLTILLLLVAVTMCHEPFQVIFQWNTIDVVWPSDDERQYAVSHGDYIPANNFIAGIKFWKGKMYLSLPRWKDGVPVTLGVTSATPVNRVTAPNLEAFPSWEMQKVGDCSALQYVQSMEIDPIGRMWVLDSGRSSSLSETKTACPPRLVILNLEKDGEVLKTYEFPQHVARNGHTNLNDIVLDHEDGGLAYITDSDLEDPGIIVYSLQNNTSWKVRHDSMKAKPEAVRFMVSKTAINKPVPVDGIALSPASSKDRQVFYSPLSSFHLYSIPTSVLKSNVSNVDEHVKELGRKNSQTDGMMMSATGVLYFGLLADDAVAMWDTKLSMSFTTGQRVISRDHERMQWPDTFAFDEDGNFYCVTNSLQNVVNNRVNVSQPNYRVVRAKTGVKSYQYLENGSAPEQPEIPASVANRISFAVATGLAILLAFVVQ from the coding sequence ATGAAGAGTCTGACGATTCTTCTCCTCCTCGTGGCCGTGACGATGTGCCACGAGCCCTTCCAGGTGATCTTCCAGTGGAACACCATCGACGTGGTCTGGCCTAGCGACGACGAGCGACAATACGCGGTTAGTCACGGCGACTACATCCCAGCTAACAATTTCATAGCTGGCATCAAGTTCTGGAAGGGCAAAATGTATCTGTCCCTGCCCCGCTGGAAGGACGGGGTGCCCGTCACTCTGGGAGTGACGTCTGCCACTCCAGTTAATCGAGTCACTGCCCCCAACCTGGAGGCATTCCCCAGCTGGGAAATGCAGAAGGTGGGTGATTGCAGCGCCTTACAATACGTCCAGAGCATGGAGATCGATCCCATAGGACGCATGTGGGTCCTCGATTCTGGTCGTTCGTCCTCCCTATCGGAGACGAAAACCGCCTGTCCGCCGCGATTGGTGATCCTGAATCTCGAGAAAGACGGCGAGGTGTTAAAAACGTACGAGTTCCCTCAACACGTGGCTCGCAACGGTCACACTAACTTGAACGACATCGTCCTGGACCACGAGGATGGCGGTCTGGCGTACATCACCGACAGCGACCTCGAGGATCCAGGTATAATCGTCTACTCTCTTCAGAACAACACCTCCTGGAAGGTCAGGCACGACTCGATGAAGGCGAAACCCGAGGCTGTCAGGTTCATGGTCTCCAAGACTGCCATCAATAAGCCAGTGCCAGTAGACGGCATCGCTCTGTCGCCAGCCAGCAGCAAGGACAGGCAAGTGTTCTACTCGCCGTTGTCCTCGTTCCACCTGTACTCGATACCAACCTCCGTGCTGAAGAGCAACGTGAGTAACGTGGACGAGCACGTGAAGGAGCTGGGAAGGAAGAACTCCCAGACAGACGGCATGATGATGTCCGCTACTGGGGTGCTATACTTTGGTCTATTGGCCGACGACGCCGTCGCCATGTGGGACACTAAGCTGTCCATGTCTTTCACTACTGGACAGAGGGTGATCTCCAGAGACCACGAGAGGATGCAGTGGCCAGACACGTTCGCGTTCGACGAGGACGGTAATTTCTACTGCGTCACCAACTCCCTTCAGAACGTGGTGAACAATCGCGTGAACGTCAGCCAGCCGAACTACAGGGTGGTCAGGGCGAAGACCGGCGTGAAGAGTTATCAGTACTTGGAGAACGGGAGTGCACCGGAGCAGCCGGAAATACCCGCTTCAGTCGCTAACAGGATTAGCTTCGCGGTAGCCACCGGATTAGCTATTCTGTTAGCTTTCGTCGTGCAGTAA
- the Not gene encoding ubiquitin carboxyl-terminal hydrolase nonstop gives MSDHGCIHLNNFKAAKGIQPYKVIHSYFVTSTSTEARVRKAVSCLCHTCKTYKDRLHSCLHCIFFGCYVKGHIQEHAKTKKHFLAVDLCYGNILCFQCGDYVYDRELLAVAKTQWSESAKSLSFGEFYRAWEPTQIEAELLRKHPRRRRVVENSTIGLRGLINLGSTCFMNCIVQALIHTPLLRDYFLADRHHCPQPSRCLVCEVSHLFQEFYSGSKAPLTLHKLLHLIWTHARHLAGYEQQDAHEFFIATLDVLHRHCEAAPILVKDNPHHCNCIIDQIFTGGLQSDVVCQACNGVSTTIDPFWDISLDLGPAASSSGTDSSGPPTSLLDCLERFTRAEHLGSSAKIKCSNCQTYQESTKQLTMKQLPIVASFHLKRFEHSSIQDKKISTFISFPEQLDMTPFMSHRRNGNNNSAMIDGLPKNGEDMAFSDNRYSLFAVINHEGSLETGHYTAFIRQQRDQWFKCDDHLITRARLKDVLTSEGYLLFYHKQILEYGRNSKV, from the exons ATGAGCGACCATGGCTGCATACacttgaataatttcaaagcaGCCAAGGGTATCCAGCCGTATAAAGTGATACACTCCTATTTCGTGACCAGCACGTCGACCGAGGCACGCGTAAGAAAG GCAGTGAGCTGTTTATGTCATACATGTAAAACATACAAGGATCGTCTTCATTCTTGTCTTCATTGTATattctttggctgctatgtaaAGGGTCATATACAGGAACATGCAAAGACGAAGAAACATTTCTTAG CTGTTGATCTTTGTTATGGAAATATTTTGTGCTTCCAATGTGGTGATTATGTATACGATAGAGAATTATTAGCAGTTGCTAAAACACAGTGGAGTGAGTCAGCAAAATCACTGAGTTTCGGCGAATTTTATCGAGCATGGGAACCAACGCAAATAGAGGCAGAATTATTGAGAAAACATCCGCGTCGAAGACGTGTTGTAGAAAATTCCACTATAG gtCTAAGAGGACTTATAAATCTTGGAAGCACATGTTTCATGAACTGTATCGTACAGGCACTCATACACACGCCACTTTTAAGAGATTACTTCCTTGCTGACCGTCACCACTGCCCACAACCCTCTCGTTGCTTGGTCTGTGAAGTGTCTCATCTTTTTCAGGAATTTTATTCTGGCAGCAAAGCGCCACTGACGCTTCACAAGCTTCTCCATTTAATCTGGACACATGCCAGACATTTAGCAGGTTACGAACAGCAGGATGCCCATGAATTCTTTATAGCTACACTGGATGTTTTGCATAGGCATTGTGAAGCTGCGCCAATTTTAGTGAAAGACAACCCCCATCATTGTAACTGCATCATTGATCAAATCTTTACCGGAGGGCTTCAAAGTGACGTGGTCTGCCAGGCGTGCAA TGGAGTATCGACAACGATAGATCCGTTTTGGGATATATCATTGGATCTGGGTCCAGCGGCTAGCTCGTCGGGTACTGATAGTTCTGGTCCTCCTACCTCATTATTAGATTGTCTGGAAAGATTCACGCGTGCAGAACATTTGGGATCTAGCGCGAAAATAAAATGTAGCAATTGTCAGACTTATCAAGAGAGTACTAAGCAATTAACGATGAAGCAACTACCCATCGTAGCCAGTTTTCACCTAAAGCGATTCGAGCACTCTAGTATTCAGGACAAGAAGATTTCCACGTTCATCTCGTTTCCAGAACAGTTAGACATGACGCCCTTTATGTCGCACAGACGAAATGGCAACAACAATAGTGCGATGATCGATGGTTTACCGAAGAACGGAGAAGACATGGCATTCAGTGACAATAGATATTCTCTGTTTGCGGTGATAAATCACGAGGGTTCACTGGAGACTGGACACTACACTGCCTTTATACGGCAGCAAAGAGATCAGTGGTTCAAATGTGACGATCATTTAATCACGAGAGCAAGATTAAAAGATGTCTTGACTAGCGAGGG GTATCTTCTTTTTTATCATAAACAAATTTTGGAGTACGGTCGAAACAGCAAGGTGTAA
- the LOC143178859 gene encoding hexosaminidase D, whose product MDGLTFGLHRLVHLDLKGAPPRVSYFEKLFPLLRTWGATGLLLEWEDTFPYNRELSHIGSNGLSHLTSGYTAQEAKQILQIAGDCGLAVVPLVQTFGHMEFVLKHNEWKSLREVERYSSSICPSNPRTLPLIKSLIQQIVSFHPDIQYLHIGADEVWHLGLCSECMKRAASSKYGKSSLYIEHISAVAQYVQETYPYLKIIIWDDMLRSIDIQVLNEHYIGKYVEPMIWHYNLRDNFALPHGLWDKYTAVFPRMWAASAFKGATGSSQHVPVIRHHISNHEKWVEELSVHVIKVHEFRGIAFTGWSRYDHYATLCELLPTSLPSLALCLKVWLHGYSEQIHNQVSKALGYIDHPLHITPQPRPAPIPSNLLFPGWQIAVGIEWFLNFKAKYHNITASEQISTWMNPWQIANNYTNPMQLENLVPAFTQLLLELSSLEGYLRFQMENTFFTTTIDEWIGTNIQPMKGKLIELKQVAENQIKLNT is encoded by the exons ATGGACGGGTTGACGTTTGGCTTGCACAG ACTGGTTCATTTAGATTTGAAGGGTGCTCCACCGCGTGTTTCTTACTTCGAAAAG ttgttTCCCCTTTTAAGGACATGGGGTGCTACTGGTCTCCTCTTAGAATGGGAAGATACTTTTCCCTACAATCGAGAACTTTCTCACATAGGAAGCAATGGATTAAGTCATTTGACCAGTGGCTATACTGCTCAGGAGGCTAAACAAATATTACAGATAGCAGGAGATTGTGGTTTAGCAGTTGTTCCATTAGTACAAACGTTTGGCCACATGGAG ttTGTTTTGAAGCATAATGAATGGAAATCTCTAAGAGAAGTGGAGCGTTATTCAAGTTCAATTTGTCCATCTAATCCAAGGACATTACCTTTGATAAAGTCCTTAATTCAGCAAATTGTTAGTTTCCATCCAGATATACAATATTTGCACATAGGTGCAGATGAAGTCTGGCATTTAGGTCTTTGCTCAGAATGTATGAAACGTGCTGCTTCTAGCAAATATGGAAAGTCATCTTTGTACATAGAACATATTTCAGCTGTTGCGCAATATGTACAAGAGACATATCCTTACTTAAAAATCATCATATGGGATGATATGTTGAGATCAATAGATATACAGGTGTTGAATG AACATTATATCGGGAAATATGTAGAACCTATGATTTGGCATTACAATCTTCGAGATAATTTCGCTTTACCTCACG GACTCTGGGATAAGTACACAGCCGTTTTTCCCCGTATGTGGGCTGCTTCTGCATTTAAAGGTGCTACTGGATCTTCACAACATGTACCAGTTATAAGACACCATATCAGTAATCATGAAAAATGGGTCGAAGAATTAAGCGTGCACGTCATTAAAGTTCATGAATTTCGAGGGATAGCTTTCACTGGGTGGTCAAg GTATGACCATTATGCAACGTTATGCGAATTATTACCGACGTCATTACCTTCATTAGCGTTGTGTTTGAAAGTCTGGCTCCATGGGTACTCTGAACAAATTCATAATCAAGTGTCTAAAGCCTTAGGCTACATAGATCATCCTTTGCATATAACACCGCAACCAAGACCTGCGCCGATACCTAGTAATTTGCTTTTCCCTGGGTGGCAAATTGCAGTAGGCATAGAAtggtttttaaattttaaagctAAATATCATAACATTACTGCTAGTGAACA AATATCTACATGGATGAACCCCTGGCAAATTGCTAATAATTATACAAATCCTATGCAGTTAGAAAATTTAGTACCTGCTTTCACACA ATTACTTTTAGAACTGTCTTCTTTGGAAGGGTATTTGAGATTTCAAATGGAGAATACATTTTTTACAACGACGATAGATGAATGGATTGGTACAAATATTCAACCCATGAAAGGCAAACTGATAGAATTGAAACAAGTTGCAGaaaatcaaattaaattgaATACTTAA
- the LOC143179613 gene encoding uncharacterized protein LOC143179613 — MPKIREYSEQEALKLDDCFKETLARVRPYILNLTSAESALLCKMWLDKLNTATTQRRLRNEYLSQLCKQLKTGRIEGIFSRPPPNGLLLPFPKSYHMVCISSSLSDISDYAIKPHRSCLKPSAKCIQHQRSKALLKHRMMDNMSTNQCLNALNNLSNELHVQNEHLKNQLLDYPEYHNNSMNNHLSASISQLTSDVTTLKAKLTDVQRTKNSFEQYYKEIIQEYHCTVVEQVTALKQQVEEIELKYKTLDNNISDMGEKLEKVIHGKEDKLQTMLLEKYTMLKEEFNNIRNETDQNVQKQNQNLTCKVSALKKSVSKLEKSKEKLGYEYENKMSLIIKNKNLEIKALQLQLQEQKNELCTSLNMKKQNEMDSMVALLEKQYKTRLAEIEAMSESQIQEYQRKICELEDQVLNMKKF, encoded by the exons ATGCCAAAAATCAGAGAATATAGTGAACAAGAAGCCCTGAAATTAGATGACTGTTTCAAAGAAACTTTAGCACGAGTTAGACCTTACATATTAAATTTGACATCTGCAGAAAGTGCACTTTTATGCAAAATGTGGCTTGATAAATTGAATACTGCTACTACACAGCGTCGTCTAAGAAATGAATACCTTTCACAATTATGTAAGCAATTGAAAACAGGTCGTATTGAAGGGATTTTTAGCAGACCTCCACCCAATGGACTTCTTCTACCATTTCCTAAGTCGTATCATATG GTTTGTATTAGTTCGTCTCTAAGTGATATATCAGATTATGCCATAAAGCCTCATCGTAGTTGTTTGAAACCAAGTGCAAAATGTATTCAACATCAGCGAAGTAAAGCATTATTAAAGCATCGCATGATGGATAATATGAGTACGAATCAATGCTTGAATGCTCTTAATAATTTATCAAATG AGTTACATGTACAAAACGAACACCTAAAGAATCAGTTACTAGACTATCCAGAGTATCATAATAATAGCATGAATAATCATTTATCTGCAAGTATTAGTCAATTAACTTCTGATGTCACTACTTTAAAAGCTAA GCTAACAGATGTGCAAAGGACAAAAAATTCTTTTGAACAATATTATAAAGAAATTATTCAAGAGTATCATTGTACAGTTGTAGAGCAGGTTACTGCATTGAAACAACAAGTAGAGGAAATTGAATTGAAGTACAAGACGTTAGATAATAATATAAGTGATATGGGTGAAAAACTGGAAAAAGTCATCCATGGTAAG gaaGATAAATTACAAACAATGCTGCTTGAAAAGTATACAATGTTGAAGGAAGAATTTAACAATATAAGGAATGAAACAGATCAAAATGTTCAAAAGCAAAATCAGAATCTAACGTGCAAGGTTTCTGCATTGAAGAAATCTGTCTCGAAATTAGAAAAGTCTAAAGAAAAACTTGGGTACGAGTATGAGAACAAAATGTCGCTTATCATCAAG AACAAGAATTTGGAAATAAAAGCTCTACAATTGCAATTACAAGAACAAAAAAACGAATTATGTACATCTCTAAACATGAAGAAACAAAATGAAATGGATAGCATGGTTGCGTTATTGGAAAAACAATACAAAACGCGTTTGGCTGAAATAGAAGCCATGTCGGAATCTCAAATTCAGGAATATCAGAGG AAAATATGTGAACTAGAAGATCAAGTACTTAACATGAAGAAATTTTGA
- the Rempa gene encoding intraflagellar transport protein rempA, which produces MSLYFDTRVQNPEIASISTHAIWHANYPLLGVAAYSQDKGGFVTIYDDQGEPLQDVESPRHSVAQVTALGWHPEKRWLAAGWESGELRIWPGDTGSIEFNMIVTPHRDPINILQWSQHGGRLVSADSAGSIVGWKIDSRGQLLMMFHHELKDSFAQIVFKTVPPKSMIDISGLAKAAVAGDERALDIFSSWRPRTAAPTTVVTQRDNHAFYIGTNNGVIYFVDNQGQCTEVLSMNGAALQFLLHHQTRDSLIIMTEGLNIGHFQTDPITGRLSELTKVKLSSRCDISRIGTALCWAGGNILAILTGELGVRCWDLHTGDTYVLSPPDSSTGNMATPQEICTSIAFCKNNSTLAAGTNLGTIYLWKRKVEIDNDENGWPSVPESCNIHGTVKQLTWGATLLRSPLLAVNCITNVFILHQQPMCAAFNDEVCASQLSPTNILIEIEELTHSLKTDIQVQLVAVNKEYIAVSSGRQIVTYRLHRENSINTSTIANFNCDTEKILIYEHTLIVLTPVVIQLRSMEGTVIQMLPTLPEEGEPITMDLTGQYLTVASLNGILKIWDLSKREAKLHTRAMTAYEAISDFAEIIEAKCNADCRYVSITVAMANLMPSPTLYLWDIESDQMHEFDFAESNDFDEDDTSLTAKCKGRLVTAHCWDIEDPRLLVCRAQRVESRDSKYSSKQDSENKFDITKVPVVLVSMFATSDHGIVVQDIKSMKDENCKVLGVHAPYIVILNSEKTANKNSKVTKLLMRDFEELGTCDTVVKKAVLDFSFYISIANMDEAFKAIKSIKNESIWKSLARMCVKTKQLNMALLCLGHMKQAKAARALREAMQDDSLNLEAKIGILAVELGLYNDAERLFREGKRLDLLGKLLEARNKFKEAIELARNENKICEKTSYYNYAKALEQEGKITDAIEMYTKAECHRFEVPRMLLGRPRELLAYLNNSDDPEIKNWYAQYIESSGDMEGALRLYEQAKNTLAMTRLLCYFGRDDEVNDLVSRTNHAASAYHLAAHYESKNNVIQAIHFYTIAKAYTNAIRLCKEHNMFEELWPLAVLASRQSQIDVAKYYEENDQPDKAVLLYHKAGLLHKALDIAFQTKQYSALQLIIMDVNADSDPALIEKCADYFVQNDQIEKAVDLLATGKKYMDALQLIQQHNILLTEDLAEKMTLDKVDSNMEHEKIRILILERIGEIAFEQGNYHLATKKFTQAGNKLRAMKALLKSGDTEKICFFAQVSRQREIYIMAGNYLQSLDWQNQPEVLKNIINFYSKGKAMDLLANFYVACAQVEIDEFQNYEKALDALNQASRCLAKVTTPRDPDIHKRAVDLVNNRIATIRRYLDIKKLFDRGETGPAMQQVRQLLDSQGSDLEQSVRRGDLFATITQHYIDIGEVDNARATIEELKRIVPGINLSYYYNESMLEALGYKMKVQRQESSDREDDIEELLGE; this is translated from the exons ATGTCGTTGTACTTTGATACCCGTGTACAAAATCCAGAAATAGCATCAATAAGTACTCACGCGATTTGGCATGCTAATTATCCGCTGTTAGGAGTTGCTGCTTATTCTCAGGATAAGGGTGGTTTTGTGACTATTTACGATGATCAAGGAGAGCCACTTCAGGATGTGGAATCACCTAGGCATTCTGTGGCTCAGGTCACTGCTCTGGGATGGCATCCAGAGAAGAGGTGGCTTGCAGCAGGATGGGAAAGTGGAGAACTACGG ATATGGCCAGGTGACACTGGTAGTATTGAATTTAATATGATTGTCACTCCACATCGTGATCCTATCAATATTCTACAATGGAGTCAGCATGGTGGAAGACTAGTGTCTGCCGACTCAGCTGGATCCATAGTTGGTTGGAAAATTGATTCCAGAGGACAATTATTGATGATGTTTCATCATGAGTTAAAAGACTCATTTGCACAGATAGTTTTCAAAACTGTTCCACCAAAATCAATGATTGATATAAG TGGTTTAGCAAAAGCTGCAGTTGCAGGAGATGAAAGAGCATTGGATATATTTAGTTCTTGGCGTCCTAGAACTGCTGCACCAACAACAGTTGTAACTCAAAGGGATAATCACGCTTTTTATATTGGAACTAACAATGGTGTGATATATTTTGTTGATAATCAAGGGCAGTGTACAGAAGTTCTTAGCATGAATGGTGCAGCATTACAGTTTCTGTTGCATCATCAAACTAGAGATTCCCTTATTATTATGACAGAGGGTTTGAATATAGGGCACTTTCAGACAGATCCTATTACTGGACGGCTTTCTGAGCTGACAAAAGTGAAACTTAGCAGTAGGTGCGATATTTCGCGAATTGGTACAGCATTGTGTTGGGCTGGTGGAAATATTTTAGCAATTCTCACAGGAGAATTAGGTGTTCGCTGTTGGGATCTTCATACAGGCGATACCTATGTACTATCTCCTCCAGATTCATCTACTGGAAATATGGCTACACCACAGGAAATCTGTACAAGCATAGCTTTTTGTAAAAATAATAGTACACTGGCAGCTGGAACAAATTTGGGAACAATTTATTTATGGAAACGTAAAGTTGAAATCGATAATGATGAAAATGGTTGGCCAAGTGTACCAGAATCTTGTAATATCCATGGCACAGTGAAACAACTCACCTGGGGAGCTACTTTATTGAGAAGCCCGCTTCTCGCAGTTAATTGTATCACAAATGTCTTTATATTGCATCAACAACCAATGTGTGCTGCATTCAATGATGAAGTTTGTGCTAGTCAACTTAGTCCTACTAATATTTTGATAGAAATTGAAGAACTAACTCATTCTCTCAAAACTGACATCCAAGTGCAGCTTGTAGCAGTTAACAAGGAATACATTGCTGTTTCTTCGGGTAGACAAATTGTAACTTACAGACTTCACAGAGAAAATTCTATAAATACTAGCACAATTGCGAATTTCAATTGTGATACTGAAAAGATATTGATATACGAACACACTTTAATTGTTTTGACTCCTGTGGTTATACAATTACGATCAATGGAGGGTACAGTCATTCAGATGCTACCTACATTGCCAGAAGAAGGAGAACCGATTACAATGGATCTCACAGGACAATATTTAACGGTTGCGTCTTTGAATGGTATATTAAAAATTTGGGACCTGAGCAAACGAGAAGCAAAGTTGCATACTAGAGCAATGACAGCTTATGAAGCAATCAGTGATTTTGCCGAAATCATCGAGGCAAAGTGTAATGCGGATTGTCGTTACGTGTCTATTACCGTTGCTATGGCTAATTTAATGCCTAGTCCGACGTTATATCTTTGGGATATAGAAAGCGATCAGATGCATGAATTCGATTTTGCAGAGTCCAATGACTTCGATGAAGATGACACTTCTCTAACTGCAAAATGTAAAGGAAGATTAGTTACTGCTCATTGTTGGGACATAGAAGATCCAAGATTACTGGTATGTCGTGCACAAAGAGTGGAATCTAGAGATTCGAAATACTCCTCGAAACAAGATAGTGAAAATAAATTTGATATTACAAAAGTACCTGTAGTTTTGGTATCAATGTTTGCTACCTCAGATCACGGAATTGTCGTACAGGATATAAAATCAATGAAGGATGAAAACTGTAAAGTATTAGGTGTTCACGCTCCGTACATTGTTATCTTAAATTCTGAAAAGACGGCAAATAAAAATAGTAAAGTAACGAAGTTGCTTATGAGAGACTTTGAGGAATTGGGTACATGTGATACAGTGGTAAAAAAAGCTGTATTAGatttcagtttttacatcagcaTCGCTAATATGGACGAGGCCTTCAAAGCGATAAAGTCGATTAAAAATGAAAGCATCTGGAAAAGTTTAGCAAGGATGTGTGTAAAGACGAAACAGTTGAATATGGCCTTGTTATGCTTAGGACATATGAAACAAGCTAAAGCAGCGAGAGCGCTTAGAGAAGCCATGCAAGATGATAgtttaaacttggaagcaaagaTTGGGATATTGGCTGTAGAACTTGGGTTATACAATGATGCTGAACGCCTTTTCCGCGAAGGAAAAAGACTAGATTTATTGGGAAAGCTTCTAGAAGCTCGGAATAAGTTTAAAGAAGCTATAGAATTGGCACGAAATGAGAACAAAATTTGTGAGAAAACGAGCTACTACAATTATGCAAAGGCTCTAGAACAAGAAGGCAAAATAACAGACGCTATTGAAATGTATACTAAAGCTGAGTGTCATAGGTTTGAAGTTCCAAGAATGCTACTTGGAAGACCTAGGGAATTATTGGCGTATCTTAACAATTCTGACGAtccagaaataaaaaattggtACGCGCAATACATAGAATCATCGGGAGACATGGAAGGAGCTTTGCGTCTATATGAACAAGCTAAAAATACGTTAGCAATGACAAGATTACTTTGTTATTTTGGTAGGGATGATGAAGTTAACGATTTAGTGTCTCGTACAAACCATGCCGCTTCTGCGTATCACCTAGCCGCTCACTATGAATCTAAGAATAATGTAATACAAGCTATTCACTTCTACACTATTGCTAAAGCGTACACGAACGCCATTCGACTGTGCAAAGAACATAATATGTTCGAAGAATTATGGCCCTTAGCTGTATTGGCATCAAGGCAATCGCAAATAGATGTAGCAAAATATTATGAAGAAAACGATCAGCCAGATAAAGCGGTTTTATTATACCATAAAGCTGGTCTGTTGCATAAAGCTCTCGATATTGCATTTCAGACCAAACAATACAGTGCCTTACAACTTATCATTATGGATGTTAATGCAGACTCTGATCCTGCTTTGATAGAGAAATGTGCTGACTATTTCGTGCAAAACGATCAAATAGAGAAAGCAGTTGATTTACTAGCTACAGGAAAAAAGTATATGGATGCACTACAGTTGATACAACAGCATAATATTTTGCTAACAGAAGACTTAGCCGAAAAAATGACACTGGATAAGGTTGATAGTAATATGGAACACGAGAAAATTCGTATCTTAATATTGGAGAGAATCGGTGAAATTGCATTCGAACAAGGGAACTATCATTTAGCAACAAAGAAGTTTACTCAGGCTGGCAATAAATTAAGAGCTATGAAAGCATTACTGAAATCTGGCGATACAGAAAAGATTTGTTTCTTTGCTCAAGTTTCTAGGCAAAGAGAGATCTATATCATGGCAGGGAATTATTTGCAATCGCTGGACTGGCAAAATCAACCGGAAGTATtgaaaaatatcatcaatttctaTTCCAAAGGAAAAGCAATGGATTTATTGGCTAATTTCTACGTCGCCTGTGCTCAAGTGGAAATAGACGAGTTCCAAAATTATGAGAAGGCTCTTGATGCACTGAATCAAGCCAGTAGGTGTCTTGCAAAGGTGACTACTCCTAGGGATCCTGATATACACAAAAGAGCTGTTGATCTCGTGAATAATAGAATAGCAACAATTAGACGCTACCTAGACATTAAGAA ATTATTTGACAGAGGTGAGACAGGACCAGCAATGCAACAGGTGCGTCAGCTACTCGATTCACAAGGATCTGATCTGGAACAGTCTGTACGTCGTGGTGACTTATTTGCAACTATAACACAGCATTACATAGATATCGGCGAGGTTGATAATGCACGTGCCACTATAGAAGAACTGAAACGTATAGTACCTGGAATTAATTTAAGTTATTACTACAATGAAAGCATGTTAGAAGCATTAGGTTATAAAATGAAAGTTCAACGCCAAGAAAGCTCCGATAGAGAAGACGATATCGAGGAACTGTTAGGTGAATAA